Proteins co-encoded in one Deltaproteobacteria bacterium genomic window:
- a CDS encoding PAS domain S-box protein: MAQEFLKFYERFISPSPDHISIVGRNYEYLIVSYAYLKAHGKKREEIVGRKVPELLGETVFKNFVKDYLDRCFAGEVVNYRAWFTFREAGRRFMNVTYYPYLDYDGAIAGAVVMARDITDYRMAEERLRVSEEKYRHLFENLNDAAFLADMETGFLVDANKEAEVLTGWTREELLGMHQSRLHPAEKADEYRRKFAAHSAKGRAADYDGEVIRKDGSIVQVQISAAPLSFGEGGRILGIFKDITERVEYERALIDSKNRTESLIKAMHDGFSMFDGERRFVDGNPAFFEMLGYKKEELAGRKAPMPYWPEEEITRIEAAFSDMKAGKDGDYEFVFRRKDGSLFPVIISPFLIRDPEGNILNYCATVKDITLRKGLEAEFIKAQKLESLGRLAGGIAHDFNNLLTGIIGNVSLALFYGADEKVSGRLREAEKACNEAKRLVRQFLTFAKGGAPVKSILYLENVIADWCSFVTAGSKSKCEFSIEPGLLPVEADEGMLSQALQNIIVNADEAMPSGGLIKVSAFNASSARGRPVGSPHVCIRVEDSGGGIPESDLEKVFDPYYTTKEEGSGLGLAAAYSVVKNHGGFIEVESTPGKGSVFSVYLPASADACALRDQCLPASHNGRVLVMDDDETIREALGEMLKSMECEVELTKDGAEAVALFDEARSEGRGFDLVIMDLTIPAGMGGKEAVRRVLEIDPAAKVIVSSGYSDDPVMSDYGKFGFSGVISKPYKAREMMALVGRFLNGGAH, from the coding sequence ATGGCACAGGAATTCCTCAAGTTTTACGAGCGGTTCATCTCTCCTTCCCCAGACCATATCTCGATAGTCGGCAGGAATTACGAATACCTGATTGTAAGTTACGCATACCTGAAAGCCCATGGAAAGAAGAGGGAGGAGATCGTCGGCCGCAAGGTCCCCGAGCTCCTGGGTGAGACCGTATTCAAAAATTTCGTAAAAGACTACCTGGACCGCTGTTTTGCCGGAGAGGTCGTAAATTACAGGGCATGGTTCACCTTTCGGGAGGCCGGCCGCAGGTTCATGAACGTCACCTACTATCCTTATCTTGATTACGACGGGGCAATAGCAGGGGCGGTCGTAATGGCCAGGGACATAACCGATTACAGGATGGCCGAGGAGCGGCTCCGGGTCTCGGAGGAGAAATACAGGCACCTCTTCGAGAACTTAAATGACGCCGCCTTCCTGGCCGACATGGAGACAGGCTTTCTTGTCGATGCCAATAAGGAAGCCGAGGTCCTTACCGGCTGGACGAGGGAAGAGCTTCTCGGCATGCACCAGTCGAGGCTCCATCCCGCTGAAAAGGCCGATGAATACAGGCGCAAGTTCGCCGCCCACTCGGCGAAAGGCAGGGCCGCGGACTACGACGGGGAGGTCATAAGGAAGGACGGTTCCATAGTACAGGTCCAGATAAGCGCGGCCCCGCTCTCATTCGGCGAGGGCGGACGCATACTCGGCATTTTCAAGGACATAACCGAGAGGGTCGAGTACGAGCGGGCCCTTATCGACAGCAAGAACCGCACGGAGAGCCTTATTAAGGCCATGCACGACGGCTTCAGCATGTTCGACGGCGAACGGAGGTTCGTGGACGGGAATCCGGCTTTTTTCGAGATGCTCGGCTATAAGAAAGAGGAGCTTGCCGGGAGAAAGGCCCCGATGCCTTACTGGCCCGAGGAGGAGATAACCAGGATAGAGGCGGCCTTTTCGGATATGAAAGCCGGGAAGGATGGCGATTATGAGTTCGTTTTCAGGAGGAAGGACGGAAGCCTGTTTCCCGTCATCATAAGCCCTTTCTTAATAAGGGACCCGGAGGGCAATATCCTAAACTACTGCGCTACGGTCAAGGACATCACATTGAGGAAAGGGCTTGAGGCCGAGTTCATAAAGGCGCAGAAGCTCGAATCCCTCGGCAGGCTAGCGGGCGGCATAGCGCACGATTTCAATAACCTGCTCACAGGGATAATCGGCAACGTCTCGCTCGCGCTTTTCTACGGGGCCGACGAGAAGGTTTCGGGGCGGCTCAGGGAGGCGGAGAAGGCCTGTAATGAGGCCAAGCGGCTGGTGCGCCAGTTCCTTACGTTCGCAAAGGGAGGGGCCCCGGTAAAGAGCATACTGTACCTTGAAAACGTAATAGCCGACTGGTGTTCGTTCGTTACCGCTGGATCCAAATCGAAATGCGAGTTTTCGATTGAGCCCGGCCTCCTGCCGGTCGAGGCGGACGAGGGAATGCTCTCCCAGGCCCTTCAGAATATAATCGTCAACGCCGATGAGGCAATGCCATCCGGGGGCTTGATAAAAGTGAGCGCGTTCAATGCCTCTTCCGCCAGGGGCCGTCCGGTCGGCTCGCCGCATGTGTGCATACGCGTGGAAGATAGCGGCGGAGGGATACCGGAGTCGGACCTTGAAAAGGTCTTCGACCCGTATTATACCACCAAGGAAGAGGGGAGCGGGCTCGGCCTTGCCGCGGCCTATTCGGTCGTAAAGAATCACGGCGGGTTCATAGAGGTGGAGTCCACACCCGGAAAGGGTTCGGTCTTCTCCGTCTATCTCCCGGCGTCAGCCGACGCGTGCGCGCTGAGGGACCAATGCCTGCCGGCTTCGCATAATGGCAGGGTATTGGTCATGGACGACGACGAGACCATAAGGGAAGCCCTGGGGGAGATGCTGAAGAGCATGGAATGCGAGGTGGAATTAACAAAGGACGGGGCCGAGGCGGTTGCTCTTTTCGATGAGGCCAGGTCAGAGGGCAGGGGCTTCGACCTCGTCATAATGGACCTTACCATCCCTGCGGGCATGGGCGGGAAGGAAGCCGTCCGCCGCGTCCTCGAAATAGACCCCGCCGCGAAGGTGATAGTCTCAAGCGGCTACTCCGACGACCCGGTCATGTCGGATTACGGCAAGTTCGGCTTCTCCGGCGTCATCTCGAAGCCGTACAAGGCCCGGGAAATGATGGCGCTCGTGGGACGGTTTCTGAACGGCGGGGCGCACTGA
- a CDS encoding efflux RND transporter periplasmic adaptor subunit: MPEDISKIRIDKTIGKRGYRRRSRRPFYWGAALMLLFLAAYLIFRALSEISVRAAEVSITYPSEGLTVLNASGYVAAERKAALSSKITGRLVWLGVEEGSAVKKGQIVARLESSDLEAALDEARASLRASRDNMEAARAEFEDARNDFRRKKELMEMEFIARSVFEAADARLKKAEASFEAARAGVKAAEATERGASASLGFTEIRAPFSGVVLTKNADIGDIVTPIGAAADAKAAVVTVADMDTLYVEADISEANIGKVYAGMPCEIQLDSLPDERKRGTVHMIVPTADRTKASVMVKVRFLDGTEMVLPEMSAKVAFLSRAPAPEENEPRPTVPGQSVVSEEGRDFVFLIEGGRARKKEVSTGEKIGEAVEVSGVEPGTRIVLSPSEDLQDGSRIEIIQE; encoded by the coding sequence ATGCCAGAAGACATATCGAAAATCAGGATAGACAAGACTATCGGGAAAAGGGGTTACCGAAGACGGAGCAGGAGGCCTTTTTACTGGGGGGCCGCCCTTATGCTCCTCTTTCTCGCCGCCTATTTAATATTCCGCGCCCTGAGCGAGATATCGGTAAGGGCGGCGGAGGTCTCCATTACATACCCCTCAGAGGGCCTCACGGTACTTAACGCGAGCGGCTATGTCGCCGCCGAACGGAAAGCCGCGCTCTCCTCGAAAATAACCGGCAGGCTCGTCTGGCTCGGGGTCGAGGAAGGGAGCGCGGTCAAAAAGGGGCAGATCGTCGCGCGCCTCGAAAGCTCCGACCTTGAGGCCGCGCTCGACGAGGCCAGGGCTTCTCTCAGGGCCTCCAGGGACAATATGGAGGCGGCAAGGGCCGAGTTCGAGGACGCAAGGAACGACTTCCGTAGGAAAAAGGAGCTTATGGAGATGGAGTTCATTGCACGGAGCGTCTTCGAGGCCGCCGATGCCCGGCTTAAGAAGGCGGAGGCCTCTTTCGAGGCGGCCAGGGCCGGTGTCAAGGCCGCCGAAGCGACAGAGCGGGGCGCCAGCGCCTCGCTCGGCTTTACCGAAATAAGGGCCCCGTTCAGCGGGGTCGTTCTCACCAAGAACGCAGACATAGGCGACATCGTCACCCCGATCGGCGCGGCGGCCGATGCCAAGGCGGCTGTAGTGACGGTCGCGGACATGGATACGCTCTATGTCGAGGCTGACATCTCGGAAGCGAATATTGGGAAAGTATACGCGGGGATGCCGTGTGAAATTCAGCTCGATTCATTACCTGACGAAAGGAAGAGAGGGACCGTACACATGATCGTGCCGACAGCCGACAGGACCAAGGCCTCTGTCATGGTCAAGGTCAGGTTCCTGGACGGCACGGAAATGGTGCTCCCGGAGATGAGCGCTAAAGTGGCCTTCCTGTCAAGGGCCCCTGCCCCTGAAGAAAACGAGCCGCGCCCGACAGTGCCCGGACAGTCGGTCGTCTCGGAGGAGGGACGCGATTTTGTTTTCCTCATCGAGGGCGGAAGGGCGAGGAAAAAGGAGGTAAGTACAGGGGAAAAGATAGGAGAGGCCGTGGAGGTATCCGGGGTGGAGCCCGGGACAAGAATTGTCCTCTCGCCTTCCGAGGATCTGCAGGACGGCTCGAGGATAGAGATCATACAGGAATAA